A region of Vibrio tubiashii ATCC 19109 DNA encodes the following proteins:
- the cobA gene encoding uroporphyrinogen-III C-methyltransferase, translated as MKLGKRVKEGSQFGLRGAGFIAHQYVKQPILTGSGCDSEGIKRGKVQLVGAGPNDPELLTIKALKAIQQADVIVFDRLVNREILDFAADKCQQIYVGKRCGQPSLKQEEISQFLVELAKLGKRVVRLKGGDPFIFGRGGEEGLLLAKHNIEFEVIPGITAAIGCAASSYIPLTHRKIARSVTFVTGQVVTGALPAWSELVKAGQTLVFYMGLEKAQEIQQGLVEQGLNPDFPLAIITHGCSRQQKVHVSCLNSLTAKAKELKGVSPALIILGEVVKLREELNMTIESVISQEEV; from the coding sequence ATGAAATTAGGCAAAAGAGTTAAAGAGGGTTCGCAATTTGGGCTACGTGGCGCAGGTTTCATTGCTCATCAATATGTAAAACAGCCGATTCTTACGGGTAGTGGCTGTGATTCAGAAGGCATCAAGCGAGGAAAGGTGCAACTGGTTGGTGCAGGCCCCAATGATCCAGAGTTACTGACAATAAAAGCGCTGAAAGCGATTCAACAGGCTGACGTGATTGTATTTGATCGTTTAGTAAACAGAGAGATATTGGATTTTGCTGCAGATAAATGCCAACAAATTTATGTGGGTAAGCGCTGCGGTCAGCCAAGCTTAAAGCAGGAAGAGATTAGCCAATTTTTAGTCGAGCTGGCGAAACTAGGTAAACGTGTCGTCAGGCTAAAAGGCGGTGACCCCTTCATATTTGGTCGCGGTGGTGAAGAAGGATTACTACTCGCAAAGCACAACATTGAGTTTGAGGTAATTCCAGGTATCACAGCCGCTATAGGTTGCGCGGCGTCTTCCTATATCCCTTTAACTCATAGAAAAATCGCTAGAAGTGTTACCTTCGTGACAGGGCAGGTGGTGACAGGAGCGCTGCCTGCTTGGTCTGAGCTTGTTAAAGCAGGTCAAACTCTGGTTTTTTATATGGGGCTGGAGAAAGCGCAAGAGATTCAGCAAGGGCTGGTCGAGCAAGGTCTCAATCCAGATTTTCCGCTTGCCATCATTACTCACGGCTGTAGCCGTCAGCAAAAGGTACATGTGTCGTGTTTAAACTCGTTAACTGCTAAAGCGAAAGAGTTAAAAGGGGTCAGCCCAGCATTGATTATCTTAGGCGAAGTCGTCAAACTGCGAGAAGAACTAAACATGACCATAGAGTCAGTGATCTCACAAGAGGAAGTATGA
- a CDS encoding nitrate reductase produces MTRECTKTACPYCGVGCGVEVNQLGIEGDKAHPANQGALCVKGSALAQSLDMPSRLLYPKLDGKEISWERVTELIATAYSEAIQNHGADSTAMYVSGQLLTEDYYVANKFMKGVVGSANIDTNSRLCMSSAVVAHNRAFGEDVVPVNYDDIDDAELIVICGANTAWTHPVLFRRIQQARERNPELRLVVIDPRETVTAQQSDLHLSIPNDGDIALFNGLLRYCVESGSLDEPYIESHTSGFGALVDLVMSKEFGIEALCEKLELSQEQLKTFYRWFATTRKTITLFCQGVNQSQYGADKANTIINAHLATGKIGIQGAGPFSITGQPNAMGGREVGGLANQLAIHRGFDPESIKLVSEFWNTDTLAQQPGLKAIEMFEAVDRGDIQVIWIMATNPVVSMPDNAFVKRALEKCPLVIVSDVTADSDIAKYADLLLPASGWGEKQGMVTNSERMLTRQRQFMLAKGAAKPDWQAISDVGARLCELQGRENAFDFAREADVFREYAAMTGLNTQSSLLLDLSEFANMTDEEYLNWQPIQWGGERPLHNGQFSFADRKARFVIPALPTKQQDQSWWLNTGRQRDQWHTMTRTGYISHLAATEPEPTVYMSSRSAAYMDVKSGRLVALVSSETERKIIARVAIDDGLGKRQLFMSMHWAGEYGGESQVNAVVSRIADPSSGQPAFKSQPVELFPVKAQTYGLYLGERFVEHDFIYQSFQTEERVGVWRFADTKFYDKSFATELGETPHKRKVVLELASGWLTVCYDEVGEDKIIRSLLMTSQLPIEVDVSNLAGLIGKPLTFSALLSVSSQQEASELICSCFRVSDKQILRELESGDCTSINQLKTKLKCGTNCGSCLPQVERLVASHGQTILIAK; encoded by the coding sequence ATGACAAGGGAATGTACAAAAACGGCCTGCCCATATTGTGGAGTGGGATGCGGTGTGGAAGTGAATCAGTTGGGAATAGAAGGGGATAAGGCGCATCCTGCAAATCAAGGGGCTTTGTGTGTCAAAGGTTCCGCATTAGCTCAGAGCTTAGACATGCCTTCACGATTGCTGTATCCAAAGCTGGATGGCAAAGAGATAAGTTGGGAGCGAGTAACGGAGTTGATCGCGACTGCCTATAGTGAAGCGATTCAAAACCATGGTGCAGATTCCACGGCAATGTATGTTTCGGGTCAACTACTGACTGAAGACTATTACGTAGCCAATAAGTTTATGAAGGGCGTGGTCGGCAGCGCGAACATCGACACCAATTCACGGCTATGTATGTCTTCTGCCGTCGTGGCTCACAACCGTGCGTTTGGAGAAGATGTCGTCCCTGTTAACTATGACGACATAGATGATGCGGAGCTAATCGTTATATGTGGGGCGAATACCGCATGGACACACCCCGTCTTGTTCAGGCGGATCCAGCAGGCTCGAGAACGTAACCCTGAATTGAGGCTCGTGGTGATTGATCCGCGCGAAACAGTGACGGCCCAGCAATCCGACTTACATCTATCTATCCCTAATGACGGTGATATTGCGCTGTTTAATGGGCTGCTGCGTTACTGTGTTGAAAGTGGTTCTCTAGACGAGCCCTATATTGAGTCTCATACATCTGGGTTCGGCGCGTTAGTTGATCTCGTTATGAGCAAAGAGTTCGGCATAGAAGCGCTGTGTGAGAAACTAGAACTGAGCCAAGAGCAACTTAAAACCTTTTATCGCTGGTTTGCTACGACCAGAAAAACCATCACACTGTTTTGCCAAGGGGTAAATCAATCCCAATACGGCGCGGACAAGGCCAACACCATTATTAATGCTCACCTTGCGACGGGTAAGATTGGTATTCAGGGCGCGGGGCCGTTTTCAATTACTGGTCAGCCGAACGCCATGGGAGGGAGAGAAGTCGGTGGGCTAGCGAATCAGTTAGCAATTCATAGAGGGTTTGACCCTGAATCGATAAAGCTTGTCAGTGAGTTTTGGAACACAGATACCCTTGCTCAGCAACCGGGTCTAAAAGCGATTGAGATGTTTGAAGCCGTTGACCGTGGCGATATTCAGGTGATTTGGATCATGGCGACCAACCCTGTAGTTTCAATGCCTGACAACGCGTTTGTAAAACGTGCACTCGAAAAATGCCCGCTCGTTATCGTATCGGATGTAACCGCTGATTCTGATATCGCCAAGTATGCCGATTTGTTGCTGCCTGCCTCAGGTTGGGGGGAGAAGCAAGGAATGGTGACCAACTCCGAGCGTATGCTCACTCGCCAACGGCAGTTTATGCTCGCGAAAGGTGCAGCTAAGCCAGATTGGCAAGCGATCAGTGATGTGGGCGCAAGGCTATGTGAGTTACAAGGCCGAGAAAATGCCTTTGATTTTGCTCGTGAGGCCGACGTGTTTAGAGAATATGCGGCTATGACTGGATTGAATACGCAGAGCTCATTGTTACTTGATCTGTCCGAGTTCGCGAATATGACCGATGAAGAGTACCTAAACTGGCAACCTATTCAGTGGGGAGGAGAAAGACCTTTACACAACGGCCAATTTAGCTTTGCCGATCGTAAAGCGAGGTTCGTTATCCCTGCACTGCCAACAAAACAGCAGGACCAATCATGGTGGTTAAATACTGGGAGACAAAGAGATCAGTGGCATACCATGACTCGTACTGGCTACATTTCCCATCTTGCGGCGACCGAACCTGAACCAACGGTGTATATGAGTAGTCGTTCTGCGGCTTATATGGACGTTAAGTCAGGCCGGTTGGTCGCCTTAGTTAGCTCAGAGACAGAGCGAAAGATTATTGCGAGAGTGGCAATTGATGATGGATTAGGCAAAAGACAACTGTTTATGTCGATGCACTGGGCAGGAGAGTATGGAGGCGAAAGTCAGGTTAATGCTGTGGTAAGCCGCATTGCTGATCCTTCTTCTGGACAACCAGCATTTAAATCCCAACCAGTGGAGTTGTTCCCGGTAAAAGCACAAACTTATGGCCTTTATCTTGGTGAGCGATTTGTTGAACACGATTTCATTTACCAATCATTTCAAACTGAAGAGCGAGTCGGCGTTTGGCGTTTTGCAGATACAAAGTTTTATGACAAATCTTTCGCGACAGAGCTTGGTGAAACTCCACATAAACGCAAAGTCGTTCTAGAGCTTGCTAGTGGGTGGCTAACAGTTTGTTATGACGAAGTGGGAGAAGACAAAATCATTCGTTCTCTACTCATGACCTCTCAGCTCCCGATTGAGGTCGATGTGTCAAATCTTGCAGGTTTAATCGGTAAACCTCTGACCTTTTCAGCTTTGTTGTCCGTCTCTAGCCAGCAGGAAGCCAGTGAGCTTATTTGTAGTTGCTTTAGAGTGAGCGACAAACAGATTCTCCGTGAATTGGAGAGTGGAGATTGCACAAGCATCAATCAGCTGAAAACTAAACTCAAGTGCGGTACGAACTGCGGCTCTTGCTTGCCCCAAGTTGAGCGTCTTGTCGCAAGCCACGGACAAACAATACTGATTGCGAAATAG
- a CDS encoding alpha-xenorhabdolysin family binary toxin subunit A, translating to MKNIKKPLLLSTICLGLISAGIQASTSSELLVPSSAEQQIGQISYETIIGENGAFIDLDTDEFILNQKEWFQIQTYVEGALSLPITEASMKSAFNIADDVPFSNFKALVEQYGKVHSEAFYWKKDLYPSIVGLALSLSNYNDIQKYMVQPLSDQLTIILSKSFSPLPADVQAVDQARQLAIAYLSALKNFSVENHKKVEKASDDLLAFSAKMEEQKLQLDVLKSTHSGYLDDDGSELQQRVNDLNNRINQLNKDYNHYVTVASTAVTYAWFPLVAVPIMGVYGDKAEKARKLRNQLQDEAKVLEAQLSTTQKVYNSYKRSTDSINYISSKIENAIPYVNKLKLHWQKMNTDFDSLIVALEAAESSTEILQSNALRAAAEAMANTAVAEQNWSNISDKAKTFSNNAYIEKAE from the coding sequence ATGAAAAACATAAAAAAGCCACTCCTTTTATCCACTATTTGTTTAGGCTTAATTAGTGCTGGAATTCAGGCTTCAACGTCAAGTGAATTACTCGTCCCATCGTCAGCTGAACAGCAGATTGGGCAGATTAGCTATGAAACAATTATCGGTGAAAACGGTGCATTCATTGACCTAGATACCGATGAATTCATCCTTAACCAGAAAGAGTGGTTTCAAATTCAAACCTACGTTGAAGGTGCGCTATCGTTACCTATTACTGAAGCGAGTATGAAGTCTGCTTTCAACATTGCTGATGACGTTCCGTTTTCAAACTTTAAAGCGCTGGTAGAACAATATGGGAAAGTACATTCCGAAGCGTTTTATTGGAAGAAAGATCTCTATCCAAGCATTGTGGGCTTAGCGCTGTCACTGTCCAACTACAATGACATTCAGAAATATATGGTCCAGCCGCTTAGTGATCAGTTAACGATCATTCTGTCTAAATCCTTTTCTCCACTACCCGCGGATGTTCAAGCGGTCGATCAAGCTCGTCAACTTGCCATTGCCTACCTTAGCGCTCTGAAAAACTTCTCGGTAGAAAATCACAAGAAAGTAGAAAAGGCTAGCGATGACCTGCTCGCATTCTCAGCAAAGATGGAAGAACAAAAACTCCAACTTGATGTACTAAAAAGCACACACAGTGGATACCTAGATGATGATGGTAGTGAACTTCAACAGCGCGTGAATGACTTGAATAACCGCATTAATCAGCTAAACAAAGATTACAACCACTACGTTACTGTTGCTTCTACTGCTGTCACTTATGCTTGGTTCCCGTTGGTAGCAGTTCCTATTATGGGTGTTTATGGCGACAAAGCTGAAAAGGCCAGAAAGTTGCGCAATCAACTTCAGGATGAAGCAAAAGTACTTGAAGCTCAGCTTTCAACGACTCAGAAGGTATACAACTCCTACAAGCGTTCAACTGACAGTATCAATTACATCTCAAGCAAAATTGAAAACGCCATACCTTATGTCAATAAGCTGAAACTGCATTGGCAGAAAATGAATACGGATTTTGATTCTCTCATCGTTGCGCTCGAAGCAGCCGAATCAAGCACTGAAATATTACAATCTAATGCATTAAGAGCCGCCGCAGAAGCGATGGCGAATACCGCTGTTGCAGAGCAAAACTGGAGCAATATCAGTGATAAAGCGAAAACCTTTTCCAACAACGCATACATAGAAAAAGCCGAATAA